A genomic window from Halogeometricum borinquense DSM 11551 includes:
- a CDS encoding mechanosensitive ion channel family protein, whose translation MQTGTGTAGPSAGTETAAGGSTVGTATTTGASSGGASTATPPPTPTEGVQAARALLPDFLFFPGAEYIAATVIVILGYVLSGYVVRLVGRPVARRFRRQSVAQVMLRIVRLGVFLIAVLMAGVVAGLRFGDVAISVGVFSAVVGIVLAPIVGSIINGLFILADQPYEVGDMIELDDGRRGFVDEITIRYTKMFTLDNTFLVIPNSTIRNRLVTNFSAEDERLRLSLGFLATYESDIPKARELLERAASDSDMVIEGGPDIRIGSARYPARPTAYIDEYADSGILITLRYWAKKPYKLLTVRSEVQTNFSELLEDEPAVEAAYPHQHHVFDDTSGSLRAAVTDGRDESWTEAGARVDSSRRSEEEQ comes from the coding sequence ATGCAGACGGGGACAGGGACGGCGGGACCGTCCGCCGGAACGGAGACTGCGGCCGGGGGCAGTACTGTTGGGACTGCGACGACTACCGGTGCGAGTAGTGGAGGTGCCAGCACTGCAACGCCGCCGCCGACACCGACCGAAGGAGTACAGGCCGCTCGCGCGTTGCTTCCGGACTTCCTGTTTTTCCCCGGTGCGGAGTACATCGCCGCCACGGTGATCGTCATCCTCGGCTACGTCCTCTCGGGCTACGTCGTCCGCCTCGTCGGGCGACCAGTTGCCCGTCGCTTCCGCCGACAGAGCGTCGCGCAGGTGATGCTCCGCATCGTCCGACTCGGTGTCTTCCTCATCGCCGTTCTGATGGCTGGAGTCGTCGCGGGGTTACGATTCGGGGATGTCGCCATTTCTGTGGGGGTGTTCTCCGCCGTCGTCGGTATCGTTCTCGCGCCCATCGTCGGGAGCATCATCAACGGGCTGTTCATCCTCGCAGACCAACCGTACGAAGTCGGGGACATGATCGAACTCGACGACGGACGCAGAGGGTTCGTTGACGAGATAACCATCCGCTATACGAAGATGTTCACGCTGGACAACACGTTCCTCGTCATCCCCAACTCCACAATCCGTAACCGACTCGTGACGAATTTCTCCGCGGAGGACGAGCGTCTCCGACTCAGTCTCGGCTTCCTTGCCACGTACGAATCCGATATCCCGAAAGCGCGGGAGTTACTCGAACGGGCCGCAAGCGACTCGGATATGGTTATCGAGGGCGGGCCGGACATCCGTATCGGAAGCGCGCGTTATCCGGCGAGGCCGACGGCGTACATAGACGAGTACGCCGACAGCGGCATTCTCATCACACTTCGATACTGGGCGAAGAAACCGTACAAACTCCTCACCGTTCGTTCGGAAGTACAGACGAACTTCTCCGAACTCCTCGAAGACGAACCCGCCGTCGAAGCGGCGTATCCGCATCAACACCATGTCTTCGACGACACCAGCGGGTCGCTCCGCGCGGCAGTCACGGATGGACGCGACGAGTCGTGGACCGAAGCGGGGGCACGAGTGGACAGCTCACGTCGCAGTGAAGAAGAACAGTAA
- the trmB gene encoding HTH-type sugar sensing transcriptional regulator TrmB, producing MADELRTTMESVGDRFNLGEYEIDAYLAVLEHGELTASEIADRTDIPQPRVYDTVRSLSDRGLVELRESRPMKIVAVDPDDAFANVQTSLDDLISELEARYTAPARDTEAVSLVKSRSTILRYVEEIIEDAEYELVLSLTPDLLRRFRDDLAAKIDDGVSIDLLITPASRAPDPAEFDYLEVATIARARRGITTPVLAVADGEYSVYATQDALRDDRDRYGVIFNRSALGFLVSGFFGTVLWTTAETLAADGKRRPFPRRYASIRRAVKDIREIDGEFYASVSGRHVESGDPTVVEGRVVTTTFEESEEVASFEMETEEGILEVGGLVSALEDVEAQEIILGRDDIPNRKQFL from the coding sequence ATGGCAGACGAACTCCGGACCACGATGGAGAGCGTCGGGGACCGATTCAACCTCGGCGAGTACGAGATAGATGCGTATCTCGCGGTGCTCGAACACGGCGAACTCACCGCTTCGGAGATAGCCGACCGAACGGACATTCCGCAACCGCGGGTGTACGACACCGTGCGGAGCCTCTCCGACCGCGGGCTTGTCGAACTCCGCGAGTCGCGGCCGATGAAGATTGTCGCCGTGGACCCGGACGACGCGTTCGCGAACGTGCAGACGTCGCTCGATGATCTCATCTCCGAGCTGGAAGCGCGCTACACCGCTCCCGCCCGCGACACCGAGGCCGTTTCGCTCGTCAAGTCGCGCTCGACCATCCTCCGCTACGTCGAGGAGATTATCGAAGACGCAGAGTACGAACTCGTCCTCTCGCTTACCCCCGACCTCCTCCGCCGCTTCCGCGATGACCTCGCGGCGAAGATTGATGATGGCGTGAGCATCGACCTCCTCATCACGCCCGCCTCCCGCGCGCCTGATCCGGCGGAGTTCGATTATCTCGAAGTCGCCACCATCGCCCGTGCCCGCCGCGGTATCACGACCCCCGTCCTCGCCGTCGCCGACGGGGAATATTCGGTCTACGCCACACAGGACGCCCTCCGCGACGACAGAGACCGCTACGGTGTCATCTTCAACCGCTCCGCGCTCGGCTTCCTCGTCAGCGGGTTCTTCGGCACCGTCCTCTGGACGACGGCCGAGACGCTGGCGGCCGACGGCAAGCGCCGTCCGTTCCCCCGTCGCTACGCCTCGATCCGCCGCGCCGTGAAGGATATCCGCGAAATCGACGGCGAGTTCTACGCCTCCGTCTCCGGTCGCCACGTCGAGTCGGGCGACCCGACCGTCGTCGAAGGCCGCGTCGTCACGACGACGTTCGAGGAGAGCGAGGAAGTCGCCTCCTTCGAGATGGAAACCGAAGAAGGAATCCTCGAAGTCGGTGGCCTCGTCTCCGCGTTAGAGGACGTTGAGGCCCAAGAGATCATTCTCGGCCGCGACGACATACCGAACAGAAAGCAGTTCCTGTAG
- a CDS encoding ABC transporter ATP-binding protein, with protein sequence MGEVTLEDVTKRYEDVTAVDNMNLEINDGEFVCLVGPSGCGKSTTMEMIAGLTMPTEGEVFIGGREVTNLPPKDRGVAMVFQNIALFPHMDVYDNISFGLRLRKYDKEEIDRRVERASDIVQLEGMLDRMPDEMSGGQRQRVAIARAIVRNPDVFLMDEPLANLDAKLRVHMRTELQRLHKELDTTIIYVTHDQAEAMTMSDRIAVIDSGQLQQIDPPLTCYNEPANLFVAGFIGSPAMNFADGKLTEMGFVGDRIEVDFDPETISASVGDDVTLGIRPEDVYTLDDASSLANPTKQVEVITDVLEPMGDEIFVYLLLSEDATVSLDEEARGAMSDQLLMSVDPDSDIAEDKEVSVVLDRTKVHLFDTETGEALLHGLTATAAASTDSSTPAESDD encoded by the coding sequence ATGGGAGAAGTAACACTCGAAGACGTAACGAAGCGATACGAGGACGTAACGGCCGTAGACAACATGAACCTCGAAATCAACGACGGCGAGTTCGTCTGTCTCGTCGGCCCGTCGGGGTGCGGCAAGTCGACGACGATGGAGATGATTGCCGGACTCACGATGCCCACGGAGGGAGAGGTGTTCATCGGCGGACGTGAGGTGACGAACCTGCCGCCGAAAGACCGAGGGGTAGCGATGGTGTTCCAGAACATCGCGCTGTTCCCGCACATGGACGTGTACGACAACATCTCGTTCGGCCTCCGTCTCCGGAAATACGACAAAGAGGAGATAGACCGGCGCGTCGAGCGCGCCTCCGACATCGTCCAGTTGGAGGGTATGCTCGACCGGATGCCCGACGAGATGTCCGGCGGCCAGCGGCAACGCGTCGCTATCGCCCGCGCCATCGTCCGGAACCCCGATGTGTTCCTGATGGACGAACCGCTGGCGAACCTCGACGCCAAGTTGCGCGTCCACATGCGGACGGAACTCCAGCGTCTCCACAAGGAACTGGATACAACCATCATCTACGTCACGCACGATCAGGCGGAGGCGATGACGATGTCCGACCGCATCGCCGTCATCGACTCGGGACAACTCCAGCAGATAGACCCGCCGCTTACGTGCTACAACGAACCGGCAAACCTGTTCGTCGCAGGGTTCATCGGCAGTCCGGCGATGAACTTCGCCGATGGGAAGTTGACCGAGATGGGGTTCGTCGGCGACCGAATAGAGGTCGATTTCGACCCCGAGACCATCAGTGCCAGCGTCGGCGACGACGTGACACTTGGTATCCGTCCGGAGGACGTGTACACCCTCGACGACGCGTCGTCGCTCGCCAACCCGACGAAACAGGTCGAGGTCATCACGGATGTCCTCGAACCGATGGGCGACGAGATATTCGTCTACCTCCTCCTCAGCGAGGATGCCACAGTAAGTCTCGACGAGGAGGCGCGCGGTGCGATGTCCGACCAGTTGCTCATGAGCGTCGATCCCGACTCCGATATCGCAGAGGACAAGGAGGTATCGGTCGTCTTGGACAGGACCAAAGTCCACCTGTTCGACACGGAGACTGGTGAGGCTCTCCTGCATGGCCTCACGGCAACTGCGGCGGCCAGTACAGATAGTAGCACGCCAGCGGAGAGCGATGACTAG
- a CDS encoding carbohydrate ABC transporter permease yields the protein MATQDQGGVFEEGGDAEIRKGPLERWVSTVIKNPKRAYRAMFYVATLFFLVTTLFPFYWLLVLALTPNRLIRDMGLLPKGFNPEVFITMFERVPFHLFMFNSFVLGIATTVIVLLLASLAGYVFGRLRFPGRTALMLGILAISYFPPAAFFLPLFELFTGGTDIVLGPITVSSPDLFNTPAPMVFPFSALFMPLSIFILTTFYGQIPDGLEDAARVEGTTRLGALFRVIIPLSAPGVATAGVLTFISVYNEFFFSFLMNNGEASSWAPIVAGILKYQGQFDTPYNLMAAASIVGVLPVAILVIIAQERIVSGLTAGALKE from the coding sequence ATGGCGACACAAGACCAAGGCGGCGTGTTCGAGGAAGGCGGTGACGCGGAGATACGAAAGGGGCCGCTTGAGCGCTGGGTAAGTACGGTCATCAAGAACCCCAAGCGTGCGTACAGAGCGATGTTCTACGTAGCGACGCTGTTCTTCCTCGTCACCACGCTGTTCCCGTTCTACTGGCTGTTAGTGCTGGCACTGACGCCGAATCGACTCATCAGGGACATGGGACTGTTGCCGAAGGGGTTCAATCCCGAGGTGTTCATCACCATGTTCGAGCGGGTACCGTTCCACCTGTTCATGTTCAACAGTTTCGTGCTGGGGATAGCGACGACCGTCATCGTCCTGCTGTTGGCGAGTCTTGCAGGCTACGTGTTCGGTCGTCTCCGGTTCCCCGGCCGGACGGCACTCATGCTCGGCATCCTCGCTATCTCGTACTTCCCGCCAGCGGCGTTCTTCCTGCCCCTGTTCGAGTTGTTCACGGGCGGGACAGACATCGTGCTCGGACCGATCACCGTCTCGTCGCCGGACCTGTTCAACACGCCGGCGCCGATGGTGTTCCCGTTCAGCGCGCTGTTCATGCCGCTGTCGATATTCATCCTCACAACCTTCTACGGGCAGATTCCCGACGGGTTGGAGGATGCGGCGCGCGTCGAGGGAACAACTCGACTCGGCGCGCTGTTTCGGGTCATCATCCCGCTTTCGGCACCCGGCGTGGCGACAGCGGGCGTGCTGACGTTCATCAGCGTCTACAACGAGTTCTTCTTCTCCTTCTTGATGAACAACGGCGAGGCGTCCTCGTGGGCACCTATCGTCGCGGGTATTCTCAAGTATCAAGGGCAGTTCGACACCCCGTACAACCTCATGGCGGCGGCGAGCATCGTCGGGGTCCTTCCCGTCGCGATTCTCGTCATTATCGCCCAGGAACGCATCGTGAGCGGACTCACTGCAGGCGCACTCAAGGAGTAA
- a CDS encoding Gfo/Idh/MocA family protein yields the protein MSTGTPIQIGIVGLGNIGHYHADRIVELDATLTGGLDIQPEARKRFTEEYDVETFEEKDALFDTVDAVIITTPNRFHEEYAVAALEAGLDVLLEKPLAHSLESAERIAAAAADAEGICMVGFNNRFGNPVKVLKNYQAEGRFGEMKHVEANYVRRRGIPGRGSWFTSKDVAGGGSVIDIGVHAIDLALYFLDFPAVEEVSAVTRSEFGNRDDYAYVEMWGEDTGPEGFDVDDSASAFIRCADGKTISLEVAWATNRPTNDEFYITGTDAGALFDRGSHDLTFYESGIGGSNHLTETAVETQANDTHKSEQKLFLEAVRTGEQPKMNTVAEGLQVQRVIDAIYRSSESESAVSLATVSPPTAGTSSND from the coding sequence ATGAGTACCGGGACGCCCATCCAAATCGGAATTGTCGGCCTCGGAAACATCGGCCACTATCACGCTGACAGGATTGTCGAACTCGACGCGACACTCACCGGTGGCCTCGATATCCAGCCAGAGGCACGAAAGCGATTCACCGAGGAGTACGACGTCGAGACCTTCGAAGAGAAAGACGCTCTCTTCGACACCGTCGATGCCGTCATCATCACGACGCCGAACCGCTTCCACGAGGAGTACGCCGTCGCAGCACTCGAGGCAGGACTCGACGTCCTTCTAGAGAAACCGCTCGCTCACTCTCTCGAATCCGCCGAGCGAATCGCCGCGGCCGCAGCAGACGCCGAGGGAATCTGTATGGTCGGGTTCAACAACCGTTTCGGTAACCCCGTCAAGGTGCTGAAAAACTACCAAGCCGAGGGTCGCTTCGGCGAGATGAAGCACGTCGAAGCGAACTACGTCCGTCGTCGCGGCATCCCCGGCCGCGGGTCGTGGTTCACCTCGAAAGACGTGGCTGGCGGCGGGTCCGTTATCGATATCGGCGTCCACGCTATCGACCTCGCGTTGTACTTCCTCGACTTCCCCGCGGTCGAGGAAGTCTCAGCTGTCACGCGCTCGGAGTTCGGCAACCGCGACGACTACGCGTACGTCGAGATGTGGGGCGAAGACACCGGACCCGAGGGGTTCGACGTTGACGACTCTGCCTCGGCGTTCATCCGCTGTGCCGACGGGAAAACCATCTCGCTCGAAGTCGCATGGGCGACGAACCGCCCAACCAACGACGAGTTCTACATCACCGGTACCGACGCGGGAGCGCTGTTTGACCGGGGTAGCCACGACTTGACGTTCTACGAGTCCGGCATCGGCGGCAGCAACCACCTCACAGAGACGGCCGTCGAGACACAGGCCAACGACACCCACAAATCCGAACAGAAACTGTTCTTGGAGGCCGTCCGGACGGGCGAACAACCCAAGATGAACACTGTTGCAGAGGGGTTACAGGTTCAACGCGTCATCGATGCTATTTACCGCTCCTCCGAGAGCGAAAGCGCAGTCTCGCTGGCAACGGTCTCACCCCCCACCGCTGGCACCTCGTCGAACGACTGA
- a CDS encoding universal stress protein produces MTRVVVPVRYPLTKHSKATLSEAIRIATEREAELTVLHVDLYQDNRRVTRAELKRAVEREFGALDRTRYVIRRGFLVEETILEEAAAEGADIVVIGSKQASRWRRMLRRFLDDPDIETYLRQKLDCTVITVRADQQPEV; encoded by the coding sequence ATGACGCGAGTGGTGGTCCCCGTCAGGTATCCGCTGACGAAACACTCGAAAGCGACGCTCTCGGAGGCTATCCGCATCGCAACGGAGCGTGAGGCGGAACTTACGGTTCTGCATGTGGATTTGTACCAAGACAACCGCAGAGTGACGAGAGCGGAGTTGAAACGCGCGGTCGAGCGCGAGTTCGGCGCGCTGGATCGGACTCGATACGTCATTCGGCGCGGGTTCCTCGTGGAGGAAACCATCCTAGAGGAGGCGGCAGCAGAGGGGGCGGATATCGTGGTCATCGGGTCGAAACAGGCGAGTCGCTGGCGGCGGATGCTCCGACGCTTCCTTGACGATCCGGACATCGAGACGTATCTTCGGCAGAAACTCGACTGCACCGTTATCACCGTCCGAGCGGATCAGCAGCCGGAAGTCTGA
- a CDS encoding carbohydrate ABC transporter permease — protein MESLTETQFAYFLLTPALLLLLVIAVYPLIQTFGYSLYADQLTGTARLGQFVGIENYVALFSGARDFALPSAFLPGLSSSFPFVTGIYSSALMVTLVFTAFSVLFETIIGFAQALILDQDFRGRRWVRVAIIIPWAVPIVIQGMIWFLMFQPNIGFLIGTQENPAILNTLGLSFTPLRNTSDSLFLIIVADVWKTTAFMALLILAGLQSIDRSLYDVARVAGASKWQQFKMITFPLILPTVLVAMLFRTIAAMRVYGIIETMAGCTTVPSLSCLVVTTFNNSMYGTSATVAFVTAGLIGIVVSVYIVKFADAEGGF, from the coding sequence GTCACTGACGGAGACGCAGTTCGCGTACTTCCTGCTTACGCCAGCGCTGCTGTTGCTTCTGGTCATCGCAGTGTACCCCCTCATACAGACGTTCGGCTACTCGTTGTACGCCGACCAGTTGACCGGAACGGCGAGGTTGGGCCAGTTCGTCGGGATCGAAAACTACGTCGCGCTGTTCTCCGGCGCACGTGACTTTGCGCTTCCGTCGGCGTTCCTGCCCGGACTCTCGTCGTCGTTTCCGTTCGTGACTGGCATTTACTCCAGCGCACTGATGGTAACGCTCGTCTTTACCGCCTTCAGCGTCCTGTTCGAGACGATCATCGGCTTCGCACAGGCGCTCATTCTCGATCAGGACTTCCGCGGTCGGCGGTGGGTTCGCGTTGCAATCATCATTCCATGGGCGGTGCCCATCGTCATCCAAGGCATGATCTGGTTCCTGATGTTCCAGCCGAACATCGGCTTTCTCATCGGGACCCAGGAGAATCCGGCAATCCTGAACACGCTCGGACTCAGTTTCACGCCGCTTCGTAACACGTCGGACTCGCTGTTCCTCATCATCGTGGCCGACGTCTGGAAGACGACGGCGTTCATGGCACTGCTCATCCTCGCGGGCCTGCAGAGCATCGACCGGTCGCTGTACGACGTGGCTCGCGTCGCCGGCGCATCGAAATGGCAACAGTTCAAGATGATAACGTTCCCGCTCATCCTGCCGACGGTGTTAGTTGCGATGCTGTTCCGCACCATCGCGGCGATGCGTGTCTACGGTATCATCGAAACGATGGCCGGATGTACGACTGTGCCGTCGCTATCGTGTCTGGTCGTGACGACGTTCAACAACTCGATGTACGGCACGTCGGCGACGGTGGCGTTCGTGACGGCAGGACTCATCGGCATCGTCGTCTCGGTGTACATCGTGAAATTCGCCGATGCGGAGGGAGGATTCTAA